A single window of Carassius gibelio isolate Cgi1373 ecotype wild population from Czech Republic chromosome A19, carGib1.2-hapl.c, whole genome shotgun sequence DNA harbors:
- the LOC127935353 gene encoding glycosylated lysosomal membrane protein, whose amino-acid sequence MFGCLGKIITSVLFGVASCIVFLLTRGDMFQRKVSVELNPGLTPPWVLPPGVNLVHVRGLGQSDTLHFLLCNHGAPALLMVNTYSTQSSVQVDWPSFINSSSPSSLKVEPQTSVRYSRALVFTRVWEYDDVRNTADPQLTPESSFYPPYELQNFIWSDPKITVNQSGITVTLCGGVKTESFVNGSLCLQFSAFESVGRDQVWPNLRHNANSSQLGVWMDGVTPRGNHSRFALEFQSVGESVFRERTYDSTCIDDEYKPYFFQVSNWVSVPVNGDNVWGYNQWKPVAYRKPEPDPTPCKHSELVSEDQIPQSHLVQAYFIKDPQTYGLNISFGIPGDPVFYSDTKYISWTVLMGLGVPLGNSFYNLHIAFIPIGIVILLFIFAVDCACKRTLGYTRI is encoded by the exons ATGTTTGGGTGTTTAGGAAAAATTATAACTTCTGTTTTATTCGGTGTGGCTAGTTGTATAGTTTTTCTTCTGACACGCGGTGATATGTTTCAACGGAAG GTGTCTGTAGAGTTGAATCCCGGTCTGACTCCTCCGTGGGTTCTTCCTCCTGGAGTGAATCTGGTTCATGTGCGAGGTCTGGGACAAAGTGACACACTTCACTTCCTGCTGTGTAATCATGGAGCTCCAGCACTGCTGATGGTCAACACTTACAGCACACAGTCATCAGTGCAGGTGGACTGGCCTTCCTTCATCAACAGCAGTTCACCCAGCAGCCTGAAGGTGGAGCCGCAGACCAGTGTGCGGTACAGCAGGGCGCTAGTGTTCACCAGA gtgTGGGAGTACGATGACGTTCGTAACACCGCCGACCCCCAGCTGACCCCAGAGTCCAGTTTTTACCCTCCATACGAGCTGCAGAACTTCATCTGGTCTGACCCCAAGATCACTGTTAATCAGTCGGGTATCACGGTAACACTGTGCGGTGGAGTGAAAACGGAGAGTTTCGTCAACGGCTCCCTCTGTCTGCAG TTCTCAGCGTTTGAGTCAGTGGGTCGTGATCAAGTGTGGCCAAATCTCCGTCATAACGCCAACTCCTCGCAGCTGGGTGTGTGGATGGACGGTGTAACGCCGCGAGGAAACCACTCCAGATTCGCTCTAGAGTTTCAGTCTGTTGGAGAATCAGTATTCAGGGAAAGAACTTATGACAGCACCTGCATAGACGATGAGTACAAACCCTATTTCTTTCAG GTGTCTAATTGGGTCTCGGTTCCAGTAAATGGTGACAATGTGTGGGGTTATAATCAGTGGAAACCTGTGGCGTATCGTAAACCAGAACCGGACCCCACACCCTGCAAACACTCCGAGCTTGTGTCCGAGGACCAGATCCCTCAGTCCCATCTGGTGCAAGCGTATTTCATAAAAGATCCTCAGACTTACGGACTGAACATCAGCTTCGGCATCCCTGGAGACCCAGTTTTTTACAGTGACACCAAATACATCAGCTG GACTGTTTTAATGGGCTTGGGTGTACCTCTGGGCAATTCATTCTACAATTTACACATTGCCTTCATACCCATTGGAATTGTTATACTGCTGTTCATTTTCGCAGTTGATTGTGCTTGTAAGAGGACATTGGGCTACACACGAATCTGA